A region from the Cannabis sativa cultivar Pink pepper isolate KNU-18-1 chromosome 9, ASM2916894v1, whole genome shotgun sequence genome encodes:
- the LOC115723331 gene encoding uncharacterized protein LOC115723331 isoform X1 translates to MKHCDYFQKSLPNDIALKIASSLQGLELCSLGSCSRFWRELCKSDCLWESLAKERWPFLGSLQLQPSSSSSAPYIPNFQGWRALYIQRHNEMAGRAMEVLKFVEQRSLSGSLGVGDYLKAIEDLHVMQFGFKDVELLLFKPKLNPLFNLVGLHYCINWLRVPAEYVLESLECCKISDREVCVKWWKLGRWFYGFRMRDESRFRIFCMADFAMAKEEEVLAVLHRGAIHEVIRVQISIVDSSDIPWYHQNTQKQG, encoded by the exons ATGAAACACTGTGATTACTTTCAGAAATCGCTTCCCAACGATATTGCCCTCAAAATCGCTTCTTCACTTCAG GGTTTGGAACTGTGTTCACTGGGTAGTTGTTCTCGTTTTTGGAGGGAGCTATGCAAGTCTGATTGCTTATGGGAATCTCTAGCTAAAGAAAGATGGCCTTTTTTGGGTTCTCTTCAACTCCAAccctcctcttcttcctctgctCCTTATATCCCTAATTTccag GGATGGAGGGCCTTATACATCCAGAGACACAATGAAATGGCGGGTAGAGCTATGGAGGTATTGAAATTCGTGGAGCAACGTTCTTTATCTGGTTCTCTTGGAGTTGGGGACTATTTGAAAGCAATTGAAGATTTGCACGTAATGCAATTTGGGTTTAAAGATGTTGAATTGTTGCTTTTCAAACCAAAGCTTAATCCTTTATTTAACTTGGTCGGTTTGCATTACTGCATAAATTGGCTTCGAGTACCG GCTGAGTATGTACTTGAATCACTTGAGTGCTGTAAGATCTCAGATAGGGAAGTGTGTGTGAAGTGGTGGAAGCTTGGAAGATGGTTCTATGGCTTTCGCATGCGCGATGAGTCGCGTTTTCGCATTTTCTGTATGGCAGATTTTGCAATGGCTAAGGAAGAAGAGGTTCTTGCAGTGCTCCATCGCGGTGCCATTCATGAGGTAATACGGGTTCAGATTTCCATTGTTGATTCTTCAGACATTCCCTGGTATCATCAGAACACTCAGAAACAGGGTTAA
- the LOC115722334 gene encoding CASP-like protein 1D1 isoform X2, producing MASTEKVDPEQGKEAPPSPKPISGPSSATCTAEATCFKVDVALRVLLFASTVAAIVVLVTSKQTVRAPFPLSAKFNHSPAFIYFLVALSIAGLYSLVTTLGSISVILKPEYSSKFLLYYAIFDVLILGLVASATGTAGGVAYVGLKGNDHVRWQKVCSTFDKFCQHLAGSLAVSLFASVLLVLLIWLSVFSIHKKIPK from the exons ATGGCATCTACTGAGAAAGTTGACCCTGAACAAGGAAAGGAAGCTCCTCCATCTCCCAAACCAATCTCAGGGCCCTCATCAGCTACTTGTACAGCTGAAGCTACTTGCTTTAAAGTTGATGTGGCTTTAAGGGTCTTGTTGTTTGCATCAACAGTGGCTGCTATTGTTGTTCTTGTTACTAGCAAGCAAACTGTTCGAGCTCCTTTCCCACTTTCGGCCAAGTTCAATCACTCTCCGGCGTTCAT ATACTTTCTAGTGGCTTTATCAATTGCCGGTCTTTACAGTTTAGTTACTACTCTAGGATCAATTTCAGTCATCCTGAAGCCTGAATACTCATCTAAATTCTTGCTCTACTATGCCATTTTTGATGTG CTCATACTGGGGTTGGTTGCCTCAGCCACTGGCACAGCTGGAGGAGTAGCATATGTTGGATTGAAGGGCAACGATCATGTCAGGTGGCAGAAGGTGTGCTCAACTTTTGACAAGTTCTGTCAACATTTGGCCGGCTCTCTTGCAGTTTCTTTGTTTGCCTCGGTTTTGCTGGTTTTACTAATCTGGCTCTCTGTGTTCTCCATCCACAAGAAAATCCCAAAGTAA
- the LOC115722333 gene encoding divinyl chlorophyllide a 8-vinyl-reductase, chloroplastic has protein sequence MSLRFSSHVLNLHSAKHQTFFNRFSSDFITRIQVSSTTPYALPYSPLNKLSREKFNHHPITASVTPSAETVESSSFRAKKPNDVNVLVVGSTGYIGKFVVKELINRGFNVIAVARERSGIKGKNSKEETFNELKGANVCFSDVTNFDCLEKSLESLSVPIDVVVSCLASRSGGVKDSWKIDYEATKNSLVAGRKFGASHFVLLSAICVQKPLLEFQRAKLKFEAELMKEAEENSGFSYSIVRPTAFFKSLGGQVELVKDGKPYVMFGDGKLCACKPISEPDLASFIADCVLSEDKINQVLPIGGPGKALTPLEQGEMLFKLLGREPKFLKVPIGIMDFAIGILDNLVKIFPSMEDAAEFGKIGRYYAAESMLILDPETGEYSAEMTPSYGNDTLEEFFERVLREGMSGQELGEQTIF, from the coding sequence ATGTCTCTTCGTTTCTCCTCCCATGTGTTAAATCTTCACTCGGCCAAGCACCAAACTTTCTTCAATCGTTTCTCTTCAGACTTCATCACCAGAATTCAGGTAAGCTCCACCACTCCTTACGCCTTGCCATACTCTCCTTTGAATAAGTTAAGCAGAGAAAAGTTCAACCACCACCCCATTACAGCTTCAGTAACCCCAAGTGCTGAAACTGTTGAATCATCTTCATTCAGAGCTAAAAAACCCAATGATGTTAATGTTTTGGTGGTGGGTTCAACTGGGTATATTGGGAAATTTGTTGTTAAAGAGTTAATCAATAGAGGGTTCAATGTCATAGCTGTGGCTAGGGAGAGGAGTGGGATCAAAGGGAAAAATAGTAAAGAAGAGACATTTAATGAGTTGAAAGGAGCCAATGTGTGCTTTTCAGATGTTACCAATTTTGATTGTTTGGAGAAATCTTTGGAAAGTTTAAGTGTTCCTATTGATGTTGTGGTTTCATGTCTAGCTAGTCGTTCAGGTGGAGTTAAGGACTCATGGAAGATAGATTACGAAGCAACTAAGAACAGTCTTGTTGCTGGTAGAAAATTTGGGGCTTCCCATTTTGTATTGCTTTCAGCCATCTGTGTGCAAAAACCCCTTCTTGAATTTCAGCGTGCTAAGCTGAAATTCGAGGCTGAGTTGATGAAAGAAGCAGAAGAGAATAGTGGGTTCTCTTACAGCATTGTGAGGCCAACTGCTTTCTTCAAAAGCTTGGGTGGTCAGGTTGAGTTGGTGAAAGATGGCAAGCCTTATGTGATGTTTGGGGATGGAAAGTTGTGTGCTTGTAAGCCAATAAGTGAGCCAGATTTGGCTTCTTTTATTGCTGATTGTGTTTTGAGTGAAGACAAGATTAATCAGGTTTTGCCCATTGGAGGACCTGGTAAGGCATTGACACCATTGGAACAAGGGGAGATGTTGTTCAAACTTTTGGGAAGAGAACCCAAGTTTTTGAAAGTGCCAATTGGGATAATGGACTTTGCTATTGGGATTCTTGATAACCTTGTCAAGATATTTCCATCAATGGAAGATGCTGCTGAGTTTGGTAAGATTGGAAGGTATTATGCTGCTGAGAGTATGCTGATTTTGGACCCTGAGACTGGTGAATATAGTGCTGAGATGACACCAAGTTATGGAAACGACACTTTGGAAGAGTTTTTTGAGAGAGTTTTGAGGGAAGGAATGAGTGGACAGGAATTAGGAGAACAAactattttttga
- the LOC115723331 gene encoding uncharacterized protein LOC115723331 isoform X2, translating into MKHCDYFQKSLPNDIALKIASSLQGLELCSLGSCSRFWRELCKSDCLWESLAKERWPFLGSLQLQPSSSSSAPYIPNFQGWRALYIQRHNEMAGRAMEVLKFVEQRSLSGSLGVGDYLKAIEDLHAEYVLESLECCKISDREVCVKWWKLGRWFYGFRMRDESRFRIFCMADFAMAKEEEVLAVLHRGAIHEVIRVQISIVDSSDIPWYHQNTQKQG; encoded by the exons ATGAAACACTGTGATTACTTTCAGAAATCGCTTCCCAACGATATTGCCCTCAAAATCGCTTCTTCACTTCAG GGTTTGGAACTGTGTTCACTGGGTAGTTGTTCTCGTTTTTGGAGGGAGCTATGCAAGTCTGATTGCTTATGGGAATCTCTAGCTAAAGAAAGATGGCCTTTTTTGGGTTCTCTTCAACTCCAAccctcctcttcttcctctgctCCTTATATCCCTAATTTccag GGATGGAGGGCCTTATACATCCAGAGACACAATGAAATGGCGGGTAGAGCTATGGAGGTATTGAAATTCGTGGAGCAACGTTCTTTATCTGGTTCTCTTGGAGTTGGGGACTATTTGAAAGCAATTGAAGATTTGCAC GCTGAGTATGTACTTGAATCACTTGAGTGCTGTAAGATCTCAGATAGGGAAGTGTGTGTGAAGTGGTGGAAGCTTGGAAGATGGTTCTATGGCTTTCGCATGCGCGATGAGTCGCGTTTTCGCATTTTCTGTATGGCAGATTTTGCAATGGCTAAGGAAGAAGAGGTTCTTGCAGTGCTCCATCGCGGTGCCATTCATGAGGTAATACGGGTTCAGATTTCCATTGTTGATTCTTCAGACATTCCCTGGTATCATCAGAACACTCAGAAACAGGGTTAA
- the LOC115722334 gene encoding CASP-like protein 1D1 isoform X1: MASTEKVDPEQGKEAPPSPKPISGPSSATCTAEATCFKVDVALRVLLFASTVAAIVVLVTSKQTVRAPFPLSAKFNHSPAFIYFLVALSIAGLYSLVTTLGSISVILKPEYSSKFLLYYAIFDVVSSLFYSLIKDIIDERQALLVVRKEKKANIKLMCISIGNDAAHTGVGCLSHWHSWRSSICWIEGQRSCQVAEGVLNF, translated from the exons ATGGCATCTACTGAGAAAGTTGACCCTGAACAAGGAAAGGAAGCTCCTCCATCTCCCAAACCAATCTCAGGGCCCTCATCAGCTACTTGTACAGCTGAAGCTACTTGCTTTAAAGTTGATGTGGCTTTAAGGGTCTTGTTGTTTGCATCAACAGTGGCTGCTATTGTTGTTCTTGTTACTAGCAAGCAAACTGTTCGAGCTCCTTTCCCACTTTCGGCCAAGTTCAATCACTCTCCGGCGTTCAT ATACTTTCTAGTGGCTTTATCAATTGCCGGTCTTTACAGTTTAGTTACTACTCTAGGATCAATTTCAGTCATCCTGAAGCCTGAATACTCATCTAAATTCTTGCTCTACTATGCCATTTTTGATGTGGTAAGCTCTCTATTCTATTCACTTATAAAAGATATTATAGATGAAAGACAAGCCTTACTTGTTGTAAGGAAAGAAAAGAAAGCCAATATTAAGCTGATGTGCATATCTATTGGTAATGATGCAGCTCATACTGGGGTTGGTTGCCTCAGCCACTGGCACAGCTGGAGGAGTAGCATATGTTGGATTGAAGGGCAACGATCATGTCAGGTGGCAGAAGGTGTGCTCAACTTTTGA